The genomic region GTCTCAATAAATATAGGATTTTTGTCATCATTTTCTATCTTTTTTCTTAAATTTCTAACGTGAACATCTACAGTTCTAGTTTCACCTATATAATTGTATCCCCAAATATTATCAAGTATATATTCTCTAGTTAAAACACGTCCATTGCTTTTTATTAGCATAACTAATAACTCAAATTCTTTAAAAGTCATATCTAGCTTTCTGCCTTTTTTATATACTTCTCTCTTTTTTAAATCTAACAATATATCACCAAATTTGAAATCATAAGATAAGTTAATTCTACTTATATTCAATTTTTCCATTCTTCTAAATACAGCTTTTATTCGAGCAATTACTTCATTTATGGAAAACGGTTTACAAATATAATCATCTGCTCCAAGATCTAGTGCTAAAATTTTATCAAACTCTCTATTTTTTGAAGAAACTATTATTATCGGTATTTTATTAGTATTCTCATTAGTAGATAACTCATTACATATTTCAAAACCATCTTTTTCAGTTAGCATTAAGTCAAGCAATATCAATTCGGGTCTAAATTCTGTTACAACATTAATTATATCTAATCCATCTAAAGTACATTTTACATCAAATCCATTTTTTGTCAAATTATATCTTAATAATTCAGCAATATTTAATTCATCTTCAATAATTAAAATCTTTTTACCCATAATCACTTAATCCTCTGTAAAGTTTATTTAATAAAAATAAATGAGAATATTCTGTTTAAAGATTTTGGATCTTTTCTATATGAATAAAATTTTACATCATTACTACAATGAACACAATAATCTATAACATTTATATTCTCAAGCGGAATATTACAATTCAATACAGAAGTCTTAATACATTCCAATAGATTAAGATTATTTCCATTAAATATATTATTATTTTGTTTAAATTTATAATGCTCACTAAACTTACGTTTAAGCTCCTCTCCAATTTCATAACAACAAACTTTATTATGAGGTCCTATATAAATAACTATATCATTAATATTTGAATAATATTTTTCTAAAAAAATATTAATTGCATTTACTGTTATTTCGTTATAAGTTCCCTTCCATCCACTATGTAAAATCGATACAATATATTTTTGAGAATCAAATAAAAATATAGGGACACAATCTGCAGTAAATACACCTATCCCATAATTCCTTTCTTGTGTTATTAATCCATCAGCTTCTATACCACTTGAAAAATTTTTATCACATTCAACAACAGTACTACCATGTATTTGAGATGCTACAAATACATCGTGTAAATCAAATTTTTTCTTAATAAAATTTATATTTTTATTATAGTTTTTAAGATTTGGGTGTATTCCAAATTCAGAATTAGCTGTGGTAATAACAAAACAAATATTATTTACCTGTTTATATAGAAAATATTTATTATCAATTTCTATTAATTCCATAAAAATCACCCTATAACAAACTAAATTAATATACCTAAGAAATACAAAAATCCTCCAAAAACGATTGAAGGAATTTCAAAAATTTATACAGTTAACAAACTACATAAAACTACTAGAAATAGTATCTTGTCATTTCCTTTAAAACATAATAACATAACCAAAACAAAAATTACAATAAAATTTAAAACCGAATTATTAATTAATAAAAATATCAAATTTCAAAAAATACCATTAGTTCCTTGCTTCTAATAATAAATCAATATTGCTTCCATCTACCAATATAACATCTAAACCTATATTTATTATCTTATCCCATGGAATTTCCAAATAATTATTTTTAAAAAACCATGATCCCTTTGTATAAGAAACTATAATTGATAACACCCTAAATGTATCTGTATCAATAACAAAATCATTTATATATCCTACTTTAGCACCTATACTTACATCTATGACTTCCATAGTCTTTAAGTCATTTAATGAAAATGACATATCTAACATAAAATCATTCCTTTGTATTTAAAAAAATTTTTTATTAATCTATATGATTCAATAACTTTATTTATACTATCTAAGTGTTATAATAACCATATAATTATTTATATTGAAAGGATTGTATATGAATAATCACACTTTAAAATTTAAAAATATGAATTGTTATGAATGTGCAGGAAAAATTAAAAATGAACTACTAAAATTAAGTTATATATCTAAAGTTGATATAGATGTATTAACCCAAAATCTTAACTTAGAATTTAAAGATACTTTAAATATAAACCAAAAACTACAAGAAATTATGAAATTATGCATACAAATAGAACCTGATATGAGTTTTAACACATCCAATCATCTAAATGAATCTAAAAATAAAATAAACTCCTTAGAAGTCATCTCATTTTCCATAGGTATAATCTTATTTATAATTTCATTTTTTATCAAAGAATCTGAATTATCCCAAGCTACACATCAAACTTTAATTTTTAAATTTTATGTATGCTTTGCAAGTTATTTACTAATAGGATTTAATATCTTAAAAAAAGCAGTTATGAATATAAAAAGAGGGATAATATTTGATGAAAATGCATTGATGATGATTGCAACAATTGGTGCATTAATCATAGGAGAATTTCAGGAAGCTGTAGCAGTTATGATTTTCTCAAGAGTTGGAGAATTTATACAAGATAGGGCTATCAATAAATCACGATCATCAATATCAAGTCTAATGGACATAAGACCTGATACTGCAAATTTAGAAACTAATGATTCTATAAAAATTGTTGATCCAAGCAAAGTTAAAATTGGAGATATAATTGTCGTAAAACCTGGTGAAAAAATTCCTCTAGATGGTGAAATTATACAAGGAATATCACAGTTAGATACAAAAGCATTAACTGGTGAATTTTTAACTAAAGAAGTAACAATTGGAGATAAAGTAATATCAGGATGTATAAATATAACATCTCTAATCAAAATAAAAGTAGAATCGGAATTTAAAAATTCAACAGTATCTAGAATTCTTAATCTTGTAGAAAATGCAAATTCAAAAAAATCAAATACTGAAAATTTTAATAACTAAATTTTCAAAGATTTATACACCTACTGTTATAATAATTGCTTTTATAATTTCAACAATTCCACCAATTATTCTAGGTTACAACACTCTATCAGAATGGATCTATAGAGCCTTAATCTTTTTAGTTATATCTTGTCCTTGTGCACTAGTAATATCAATACCATTAAGTTTCTTTAGCGGCATAGGTGTAGCATCTAAAAATGGTATACTTATAAAAGCTAGTAATCACTTAGAGGCACTAAATAATTTATCAACTATAGTATTTGATAAAACAGGTACACTAACAGAAGGAAAATTTTTTATAACTAAAGTTATACCCAAAAACTGTGAAATAGATGAATTAATAAAATATTCTGTAATGGCTGAGAGTTTTTCAAATCATCCAATAGCTAAATCCATAATTGATTATTATAACAAACCCATTGATAAGTTAAAAATATATAAATTCGAGGAGATTCCTGGATATGGAATCAGTATCTGTATAGACAATGATATTATAATAAGTGGAAATAAAAAGATGATGGATAAATTCAATATTAATGTTGATTTTATAGATGAGAGTGGAACAAAAGTGTATGTAGCAAAAAATAATACCTATCTCGGATGCATTTTGATATCAGATAAAATAAAACAGAATTCATCTAAAACTATATTTGAATTAAAAAAGATGAATATAAATAATTTAGCAATGCTTACGGGGGATAATAATAAGACAGCTCAAGCTATAGCAGATACATTAAAAATTACAAAAGTATATTCAGAGTTGTTACCAGATCAAAAAGTAAAATATGTAGAAGAATTACTATCTAATAAACCTCCAAAATCAACTTTAGCATTTATTGGAGATGGTATAAATGATGCTCCTTCTCTAGCTATGGCAGATATTGGAATATCTATGGGAAGCATTGGAAGTGATGCTGCTATTGAAGCATCTGATATTGTTTTAATTGATGATGACCCATATAAGATAGTAAAGGCAATAAAAATAGCAAAACAAACAAGAACAATTGCTATGCAAAATATAGTATTATCTTTAACCGTAAAAATATTGGTAATAATATTAGGGGCCTTAGGATTATCATCTATGTGGACAGCTATACTGTCAGATGTTGGTATATCACTTATTGTAATCCTAAATTCAGTTCGTATATTAAAAAATGAAATATAAATAATAAGAGGCTATCTATAACAGATAGCCTCTTATTATATGTACTTTCTCATATGTTTCAAAGCTGTTTTCTCTAACCTGGACACTTGTGCTTGAGAAATACCAATTTCCTCAGCAACCTCCATTTGAGTTCTTCCAGTAAAAAATCTTAAATTTAATATCATAGTTTCTCTTTTATTTAATTTTTTCATAGCCTCTTTTATAGATATATCTTCTATCCAATTTTCATAACAATTCTTGGAATCACTTATCTGATCCAACACAAAAATTGAATCTCCTCCATCATGATAAATAGGCTCAAACAATGATATTGGATCTTGTATAGCATCTAAGGCAAATACAACTTCCTCTCGGGGAATATCTAACTCTTTAGCAATTTGAGATACAGTAGGCTCTTTATTATTCTCCGACATAAGCTTATCTTTTACGATTAAAGCCTTATATGCTATATCTCTCAAAGATCTGCTAACCCTAATAGCATTATTATCTCTCAAATATCTTCTAATTTCTCCTATTATCATAGGAACTGCATAAGTAGAAAATTTAACATTTTGTGTTAAATCAAAATTATCTAAAGCTTTAATAAGTCCTATACAACCGACTTGGAACAGATCATCTACATTTTCTCCCCTATTATTAAATCTGTGTATAACACTCAATACTAGCCTCAAATTTCCTTGTATAAACACCTCTCTAGATTTTGTGTCACCATTTCTCATTTTTAATAAAAGTTCTTTCATCTCTTTGTCCTTAAGCACAGGTAATTTAGCTGTATTAACACCACATATTTCAACCTTACTTATCATAATATCAGTCCCTTCAGAGTACTTATCCTTCTTAGTATTACCGACATCATTCGATATTATTCATCTTTTTTAACTCTTTTGTAATTTTTTTGTAGTATTTAAATCATTTAAATATTTATTCATAATAAGCCTTAATTAATCAATTTCAATACATGTAGTATTCTCAAAAAATATTTAAGGGAAAATTACTACTATATTTAAAGTAATAATTTTCCCTTAAAATCCTAATAATAAATATAAATTATCTTTATATAAAAACTATAGCATTTTATTTATTTCTTTCTTTAATTTTTTAATAATTCTCTTCTCTAATCTGGATATATATGATTGAGAAATTCCTAAAATATCTGCTACTTCCTTCTGGGTTTTTTCTAAGTATCCATTTAAACCAAATCTTAAAGATATTATTTCATGTTCTCTATTATTTAATGATTCCATTGCTATAACAAGAAGTCCCCTATCAATTTCCTCTTCAATAAATTCAAAGACATTGCTATCACTAGACCCAAGTATATCAGATAATAATAATTCATTCCCATCCCAGTCTGTATTTAATGGTTCATAAAATGAAATTTCTCCCTTTACTCTATTCATTCTCCTTAAATACATTAATATTTCGTTTTCAATGCATCTAGAGGCATATGTTGCTAATTTTATTTTTTTATCTGGATTAAAAGTGTTAACCGCTTTAATAAGACCAATAGTTCCAACAGATATAAGATCTTCTACCATAATCCCAGTGTTTTCAAATTTCTTGGCAATATATACAACCAATCTTAAATTTCTTTCTATCAATATTGTTCTTACATTTTCTGTATCAGTTATTAATAATTTATTTATAAGATCATCTTCTTCGTCACGAGTTAATGGTGGCGGTAATGCATCACTACTTCCTATGTAAAAAATAGCACGAGTTATACATTTAAACTTGTAAATCAAATTATTAATGAAAATTATTATCTTCCTCATTAACCTTCCCCCTAAATTATGCACCTAGATAATATTGCTTCAAAACGTTTATTAGAATCTAACAATGTGTTGGTTGTACACAAAATAACATCAGCATAAAAATCTCTATTGTTATTTTTAAAATAAACATTCTTGATCTTTATACCTTCAAAATATGATGTATCCCCCGTTATAACCTTATACGGTATTTTATAAAAATACTTTTCATGATAAAAAACACCTGGAATACATCTTTTCTCTACAATTATTACTGGTAAGCCAGATACTGGTTCATATAATTCATTACCTGTATCTAAGAACCCCCTAAATTTATAAATTTTATTTTGATAGTTTAATTCTATCTCAAATATGTAATTATTAAAAAATGCACTCCTAGTTATATATTTTTTTACCACGCTATATATGACAAAAACAACAATAAAAATTATTAATATAATTCTATAATTTATAGTTATTAACCATACATTTAAAAATTTAATAATTCCAAATAATACAAATGATGTGAATAACATACTTACAATTATTTGTACAAAATAATAAAGTCTAATGCTAGGCATACATAAAATCAATCCACTTAATATACTTAGTAATGTAATAAATAATAAATAAAGCACAGAATTTAAATTTATTAAAATCAAACTAGCTATAAATGATGATATGGCAGATGCAATTAATAACCTAAGTAAATTTAATTTTAAATTCAGCATTTTAAAAGACGTATATAAAACAAATAAATTAAAAATGAAGTTCTCAAATACAAATAAGTCATAATAAATAACCATATTCAAGTCCTCCTATTTAAATCTCTATATATTATAGGAGTTATACAATTAAAATTTTGTTGTTTTTACTGTAATCAATATATTTTTTTATGTAATATTTTACAATCTTTATAAACCTATATAATTTCAAAAATAAAAATAAGAAGACTAGTATTATCATATAAAAATATACTAGTCTTCTTATTTTTACCTATAAAATATGTACTATTTATTAAAATCACGTTTCCTTAAGAAAGCTGGAATGCCATAATCATCATCCTTATCATTAGAATTATTTTTCTTAAAGTCCTTTCTTTCTTCTTGGGATTCCTCTTTTTTATCATCATTGATTGTTTTAGGAACATCTGTTTTAGTTGTTAAAATCTCTTCCTTTAAAATTTCACTTACTTTTCTATTTATACTTCCTTCAAAACCAGTAGCTATTAAAGTTACTCTAATTTCATCTTTTAAATCTTCATCTATAACAGCACCAAACATAAATACAGCATCTTCATCTGTAGATTCCTGAACCATATTCCCAGCTTCATGAATTTCATGCAACGATAAATCAGGACCACCCGTAACATTCATCAATACACCTGTAGCTCCAATTATAGAAGTTTCTAATAGCGGTGATGATATTGCTTGTTTAGCTGCTTCTATAGCTCTATTCTCACCAGTACCTCTACCTATACCCATATGAGCAAGTCCCCTATCGCTCATAATAGCCTTAACATCAGCAAAATCTCTATTAACTATACCAGGTATAGTTATAAGGTCTGATATACCTTGAACACCCTGTCTTAAAACATCATCTGCTTTTTTAAAAGCTTCAAGTAATGATGTTTTCTTATCAACCATTGTAAGCAATCTTTCATTAGGTATAGTTACCAATGTATCAACCTTACTCATTAAATTCGATATACCCATATCTGCCTGTATCATTCTTTTTCTTCCTTCAAATGGGAAAGGTTTCGTGACAACACCAACTGTCAATATACCTAATGATTTAGCTATTTCTGCAACGACTGGAGCAGCACCTGTACCCGTTCCTCCTCCCATTCCTGCAGTTATAAATACAAGTTCAGCTCCTTGTATCGCATCTTTTATCATATCCTTACTCTCTTCAGCAGCCTTCTCACCAATATCTGGATTTGCTCCAGCTCCAAGACCTCTTGTTAACTTCTCCCCTATTTGGATTTTAGATTCTGCTTTAGATAATCTTAATGCTTGATTATCGGTGTTAACAACAATAAATTCTACATTTTTAAGACCATCTTCTATCATTCTATTAACAGCGTTCCCACCGCCGCCGCCACATCCAATTACTTTTATTCTTGCGTTTTGAAAAATACTATTCATATCAAAATCTAACACACTAATTCCTCCTATTTATTAGAAAAGCTAAAATTTAAATTTTGTACTAAAAAACTGGAAAATTTATATATAAAAATTTAAATACACCGCAGCTTAAAGAACTATGTACACGAGAGATATATTCAACAAAAATCCTTAAACTCCTTGTTTAATTCTTAAATTTTTCTAGTTCATTAATACTTACATTTCTTGAATGATCTGTATGAAACCATTCTTTTTTATTTTTATTTAAAATTCCCTGTATAGATATAGGCACCCAAGTTATTATATAAAATGGGTATATAAATATATAATAAAGTAAAACTTTAAATGTTAGTTTAGAATCTAAATGTATCATTATAGGAGTTATCATAAGTTGAAATATAAAATAGGCTAATGATATGAATCTTATAGCTTTAAATTCGAAAATTAATGGTTGTCCCATAAGAACAGCACTTAATGATAACGATAACTTACAAATATTAAACATCGAAACTATTCCAAGTATAGTTATTACTATAGGTTGTATGGAATATAAGGCACAGTCTAATGCTCTCAAATCTTTATGAGAAAACACCCTTTCTGTTAGCTTCCAAAAATATCTACTTGATACATCAGCGAATCCTTGCATCCACCTTCTTCTTTGATTCCATGATTGTTTTAATGTAAGAGGCTTTTCATCATAAACCACAGCCTTATAGGCAAATACAACTCTCATATTATTCATTATTAATTTACAAGTAAACTCTAAATCTTCTGTAAGGCACGTAGCTCCCCATCCAACTTTTTTAAGAGTTTCAATATCTAAACAAAATCCTGTACCTGATAGCTGACAAGACAACCCTAAATTATCCCTACATAACTGAAATAATCTATTATTACTCCAAAAAGCTATAGAATAACTCATTGTAAGCCAATTATCATTTGGATTTTTACTATCAATATAACCTTGAATAACTTTATGTCCATTATTTAATTTCACATTCATTTCTGTTAAAAAATTAGGTGATACAATGTTATCAGCATCTAAAACAATAATAGCAGAATATTTATCTCCCATATCAAATATTTTATTAAACATCCATTCTAGAGCATAGCCTTTCCCTTTATTCTTATCATCAAATCTTTCGTATACTAATGCTCCCTGAGCTAAAGAATATTCTTTTGTTCTATCCGTACAATTATCCGCTATAACAAAAATATCATAAAATTCTTTATCGTAATTCAAATTTTTTAAACTATTTAAACTATTAGAAATAACCTTTTCTTCATTATGAGCTGCAATAACAATAGCAAATCTATTTTTATTTTCAATTTTTCTATTTTCTCTATTTCTCAAAAGAAGACCCAATATTGAAACTGCTAAATAATAAAATGAAATAATATAAACTAAATTTATGATAATTGAAGCTATTTTTTCAATCAAATCAAAAAACAAATTGATATACCCCCTCTTAATAGCTACTTCTCTAAATACATTACTACAATATCACTTAATAATTCAATATAATTTTTGCAGCAATTTCTTTGTTAGACACATTTTGGACAAAAACTTCCCTTGTTATAAGTCCACATTTATAAGCTTCTATAAGAGAATTATCCATGGTATACATACCTAATTTCGTATTATTTTGTATTAAAGTGTATAGATTTTTAATATTATTTTCTTTTATACAATTAGCTATCATCGGAATATTAATCATAAATTCAAATAAATACAAGTCTTCTTGATTTTTATCAATAATATTTTTTTGATTAATTATACATCTTAACATGTTTGCCAAAACATTTTTTAAATAAAATTTGTTTTTAGGTTCCATTTCAAACAAAGATTCTAATGTATGCTGTATATTATTTAAATATACTGACGCTATAACAAGTACTCCAGCATCACAACACTTCATTATTAGTTTTAATACATCATAATTAGGTATATCATCTATAACCAATATATTTGGTCTTTCCCTAAACGCAGATTCAATACCACTTACATATGAATACGTATCTGTACCAATTTCTCTCTGATTGACTATAGATTTATTGTGCTTATATAAAATTTCAATAGTTGATTCAAGTGTAATAATATATTTTGAAGATGTTTTATTGATTTTTTGAATAATATTTGAAACAGTTAAATTTTTTCCACTATTAATTGATCCAATTATCAATACTAATCCATTATTTAATTGTGATACAAAATTATAAATATTATCTGGAATATTAATCTCATTATTAAATTCACTTTTAGATAATATTTTAATTGATATGGCAATGCTATTTCTCTGTTTGAAAATATTTGCTCTAAATCTCCCAATACCTGACATCGAAAACGATGTATATTTTTCACCAATTTCACATAGCTCTGCAAATTTGTCTCCTAAAATTTCCTTTGCATAACTTATAAGCTCATCCTGATTTAATATTTTTTCAACTACTAATTCTAAATTCGAGTTAGTGCGTCCCAATATATTCGCGCCAACACTTAAATATATATAGGAGAATTCTTTATCACAAGCTATTTTTAATATCTGTTGTAATGTTAACATATGTATCGTAAAAGAGCATAAAACTCTTATCCCTCTCTCAAAAATAGATTCTATATAGTTTATACTTTCCAAAAATACACCTATTTATACAAAAATAACCATCTCTAATTATGAGATGGTTATTACATTATTTTTTAAAAAGTAATTCTTTATTTAATTTACTTAATGCCTTTTTTTCAATTCGTGAAACATACGATCTTGAAATATTTAATTTCTTAGCTATTTCCTTTTGAGTTTTAATTTTCCCATCTATTAATCCATATCTTAATTTTATTATAATTTGTTCTTTCTCATTTAAAATATTATTAAGCTTTTTATACATCTTCTTTATAGTTAATTTTTGTTCCACAATGTCAATTATTGTGTCATCACTACTATTTAGTATATCTATAAGTGAAATTTCATTCCCCTCTTTATCTGTTCCTATGGGATCTTGAAGAAATACTTCATTCTTTGTTTTCTTAGTATTTCTTATTAGCATAAGAATTTCATTTTCTATACATCTCGCAGCATAAGTTGCAAGTTTAGTTCCTTTTACATAATCAAAAGATTCAATACCTTTTATAAGACCTATTGTTCCAACAGATATCAAATCTTCCACATCCTTTATTGACGAAAATTTCTTTGCTATATGAACAACTAATCTTAAATTTCTCTCAATCAAAATATTTTTAGCTTCCAAATCCCCTGCTTTAAATCTATCTATATATTCTTTTTCCTGTTCGCTAGTTAACGGGGTTGGGAATGAATTATTTCCGACTATATATCCTACAAATAAAACGACGCTACCTATGATCTCAAATAAGTTATCTAACAATTAAGATCCCCCTATTTAAATGCTCAAAAATACGAAATTAAAAAGTATTAGTATAATATTCCACTATTTCCTTAAAAATTGGACCTGCAGTATTTCCTCCAAATTGTCCTTCTTCGTTTATATTTTCAACAAATACAAACATTGAATAGTACTTATTTCTATGTTTAAAATATCCTAAAACCCATCCATCTGAAACAATATTTTCTCCATCAAACCTCTCACTTGTACCTGTCTTAACACCACTCTCTACACCACTAATTTTGATATTCTTTCCCGTACCATTTTCCAGAGTATTTATTAACATACTTTTTAATATATTTGCAGTATCTTTTTTCAATACTTTGTCGGAAGTATTACTAAACTCTTTTATAACCTCATTATTTTCATTAACAATCTTATCAATTAATTTTAGTTTAGTATAAATACCATTATTTAAAATTGTATTTGTTATATTTAAAGCTTGTAATGGTTCAATTAACATATTTTGACCCATAGATAAAAATAAAGGTCCATCTTCATATTCTTTAGGTTCAGCATAGCTTCCACTAGCCTCTCTTAAGTCGCTAAATCCTAATACTTTTTTAAAAAATCCTTGATCCTCAGCATAATTTTTAATTAAGTCCCATCCAACCTCTTTTCCTATTTCTGCAAATATATTATTGCAAGAAACAGCAAGAGCATCTTCCATAGTTAATTTTCCTGCATGCCTATCTTTACATAGATTATATCTGCTATTTTCACAACTAAATTCATGCTTAGATGTAAAAATTCCAGAATCAATCGCAGCTTCCGCAACCACTAATTTAAAAACCGAACCTGGTACATATCCAAGACTTGTGGATCCAAGAATAATATTAGGATTATACTCATTTTTTTGAGTTAATGCTTTTATTTCTCCAGTTGATGCTTCCGATATAGCAATTGCTATGCTATCAAATTCATCATATTTTTTATCACTAATTATATTTTTTACACCATCTTGTAACTCCTTATCTATAGTTAATTTGAAATTGTTATTATTTGGATCCACAACATCTTTACCAGTTTTAACATAATTAAAATCAATCTTTGGATATTTGTTATTTTCTATATAAGTATGATAATTTTCTTCTGTC from Candidatus Arthromitus sp. SFB-mouse-Japan harbors:
- a CDS encoding response regulator transcription factor, coding for MGKKILIIEDELNIAELLRYNLTKNGFDVKCTLDGLDIINVVTEFRPELILLDLMLTEKDGFEICNELSTNENTNKIPIIIVSSKNREFDKILALDLGADDYICKPFSINEVIARIKAVFRRMEKLNISRINLSYDFKFGDILLDLKKREVYKKGRKLDMTFKEFELLVMLIKSNGRVLTREYILDNIWGYNYIGETRTVDVHVRNLRKKIENDDKNPIFIETVRGIGYKFNLKDNEEF
- the pgeF gene encoding peptidoglycan editing factor PgeF — encoded protein: MELIEIDNKYFLYKQVNNICFVITTANSEFGIHPNLKNYNKNINFIKKKFDLHDVFVASQIHGSTVVECDKNFSSGIEADGLITQERNYGIGVFTADCVPIFLFDSQKYIVSILHSGWKGTYNEITVNAINIFLEKYYSNINDIVIYIGPHNKVCCYEIGEELKRKFSEHYKFKQNNNIFNGNNLNLLECIKTSVLNCNIPLENINVIDYCVHCSNDVKFYSYRKDPKSLNRIFSFIFIK
- a CDS encoding YlmC/YmxH family sporulation protein, which encodes MLDMSFSLNDLKTMEVIDVSIGAKVGYINDFVIDTDTFRVLSIIVSYTKGSWFFKNNYLEIPWDKIINIGLDVILVDGSNIDLLLEARN
- the sigG gene encoding RNA polymerase sporulation sigma factor SigG translates to MISKVEICGVNTAKLPVLKDKEMKELLLKMRNGDTKSREVFIQGNLRLVLSVIHRFNNRGENVDDLFQVGCIGLIKALDNFDLTQNVKFSTYAVPMIIGEIRRYLRDNNAIRVSRSLRDIAYKALIVKDKLMSENNKEPTVSQIAKELDIPREEVVFALDAIQDPISLFEPIYHDGGDSIFVLDQISDSKNCYENWIEDISIKEAMKKLNKRETMILNLRFFTGRTQMEVAEEIGISQAQVSRLEKTALKHMRKYI
- the sigE gene encoding RNA polymerase sporulation sigma factor SigE — encoded protein: MRKIIIFINNLIYKFKCITRAIFYIGSSDALPPPLTRDEEDDLINKLLITDTENVRTILIERNLRLVVYIAKKFENTGIMVEDLISVGTIGLIKAVNTFNPDKKIKLATYASRCIENEILMYLRRMNRVKGEISFYEPLNTDWDGNELLLSDILGSSDSNVFEFIEEEIDRGLLVIAMESLNNREHEIISLRFGLNGYLEKTQKEVADILGISQSYISRLEKRIIKKLKKEINKML
- a CDS encoding sigma-E processing peptidase SpoIIGA, with translation MVIYYDLFVFENFIFNLFVLYTSFKMLNLKLNLLRLLIASAISSFIASLILINLNSVLYLLFITLLSILSGLILCMPSIRLYYFVQIIVSMLFTSFVLFGIIKFLNVWLITINYRIILIIFIVVFVIYSVVKKYITRSAFFNNYIFEIELNYQNKIYKFRGFLDTGNELYEPVSGLPVIIVEKRCIPGVFYHEKYFYKIPYKVITGDTSYFEGIKIKNVYFKNNNRDFYADVILCTTNTLLDSNKRFEAILSRCII
- the ftsZ gene encoding cell division protein FtsZ, producing the protein MLDFDMNSIFQNARIKVIGCGGGGGNAVNRMIEDGLKNVEFIVVNTDNQALRLSKAESKIQIGEKLTRGLGAGANPDIGEKAAEESKDMIKDAIQGAELVFITAGMGGGTGTGAAPVVAEIAKSLGILTVGVVTKPFPFEGRKRMIQADMGISNLMSKVDTLVTIPNERLLTMVDKKTSLLEAFKKADDVLRQGVQGISDLITIPGIVNRDFADVKAIMSDRGLAHMGIGRGTGENRAIEAAKQAISSPLLETSIIGATGVLMNVTGGPDLSLHEIHEAGNMVQESTDEDAVFMFGAVIDEDLKDEIRVTLIATGFEGSINRKVSEILKEEILTTKTDVPKTINDDKKEESQEERKDFKKNNSNDKDDDYGIPAFLRKRDFNK
- a CDS encoding glycosyltransferase family 2 protein, translating into MFFDLIEKIASIIINLVYIISFYYLAVSILGLLLRNRENRKIENKNRFAIVIAAHNEEKVISNSLNSLKNLNYDKEFYDIFVIADNCTDRTKEYSLAQGALVYERFDDKNKGKGYALEWMFNKIFDMGDKYSAIIVLDADNIVSPNFLTEMNVKLNNGHKVIQGYIDSKNPNDNWLTMSYSIAFWSNNRLFQLCRDNLGLSCQLSGTGFCLDIETLKKVGWGATCLTEDLEFTCKLIMNNMRVVFAYKAVVYDEKPLTLKQSWNQRRRWMQGFADVSSRYFWKLTERVFSHKDLRALDCALYSIQPIVITILGIVSMFNICKLSLSLSAVLMGQPLIFEFKAIRFISLAYFIFQLMITPIMIHLDSKLTFKVLLYYIFIYPFYIITWVPISIQGILNKNKKEWFHTDHSRNVSINELEKFKN
- a CDS encoding type IV pilus twitching motility protein PilT, with amino-acid sequence MESINYIESIFERGIRVLCSFTIHMLTLQQILKIACDKEFSYIYLSVGANILGRTNSNLELVVEKILNQDELISYAKEILGDKFAELCEIGEKYTSFSMSGIGRFRANIFKQRNSIAISIKILSKSEFNNEINIPDNIYNFVSQLNNGLVLIIGSINSGKNLTVSNIIQKINKTSSKYIITLESTIEILYKHNKSIVNQREIGTDTYSYVSGIESAFRERPNILVIDDIPNYDVLKLIMKCCDAGVLVIASVYLNNIQHTLESLFEMEPKNKFYLKNVLANMLRCIINQKNIIDKNQEDLYLFEFMINIPMIANCIKENNIKNLYTLIQNNTKLGMYTMDNSLIEAYKCGLITREVFVQNVSNKEIAAKIILNY
- the sigK gene encoding RNA polymerase sporulation sigma factor SigK, with translation MLDNLFEIIGSVVLFVGYIVGNNSFPTPLTSEQEKEYIDRFKAGDLEAKNILIERNLRLVVHIAKKFSSIKDVEDLISVGTIGLIKGIESFDYVKGTKLATYAARCIENEILMLIRNTKKTKNEVFLQDPIGTDKEGNEISLIDILNSSDDTIIDIVEQKLTIKKMYKKLNNILNEKEQIIIKLRYGLIDGKIKTQKEIAKKLNISRSYVSRIEKKALSKLNKELLFKK